The Lycorma delicatula isolate Av1 chromosome 2, ASM4794821v1, whole genome shotgun sequence DNA window CGGCTTGAAGCCCTTGACTCCCTCCACAACCTGGTCTACCTTGCCGGATAATCGTGAAACAATCGAGTCCAAGGCAAGGTTGGCCCCTTGGAGTCCCTCACATTTTAATGCCAGATCCGAGACCAAAATGCACATTGACTCAAATAGGAGTCGACAAGCTGCCGAATCTCCAAGGACACTAGACTCCTTTTTTTGAGGAAATTTTGGTCCACTACGACTGCATCTCCTCGATCTGTCCTAAACCCTCGGACCCGAAGTTCACCTGCTTGTCAGCAGGCTTACCTTAGCCTAGGGCCGATCACTGCACCGCCATCCTCCACTTCCCTTGACTTCGTGGGGAGCCGCCCTTCGGGCTTGGCTCGCCCCTCCTTGCCGCACTCCTTGTGCGGTTCAGGTCGCAGCCTTCCCCGCACAACTCGTGACAGAGGTTTCGGCCGGATTTTTTTCAGCCGAGAAGCGATGATGGCGACGAGTATCCCGTCCTGAAGAACCGGGAAAGCTTGTAAGGCACCACCCGTTCTCTGACCAGAAACAAAAGGGTCTCGCTCGACCCATTCCGGCAACCAGCTCCCAACATACGTCTATTGATGCGCTACTCCGATTACAATTAACTTGTAGGATCCTCATTTCCTACCTTTGCAAACTTTGTTTCCAATCCTCGTCCTTCAACATCGCACAGGGCACAAGTCGGCTGATAGGACACGGCTATTTTTTGTGCCCACTTTACCGTAATTAAAACACAGCTTAGATCAGTCAGGTCCCTAGCACTTAGCAAAAACATGTCCTAGCTCCCAGCTTTTAAACATTGTTCCTGCTCTTCCCTCTTTTGAACATGAAAGAGGACCCAACCAATTCTAACCCTGCTCTTATCAGTCAACACTAGCTGCCCTTACAGAAAGAATGAGCGACGCGTTCTTTGTTATCACCAATGATAACTTAAAAGACTCGTCGGGTCTGATTGCTGAAACAAAACCTTAGCTAATTGCCCCCCTCAGGTTTTGACTTCCCTAATGGGATGCCTAAGGATAATTTAACATATCAGTAATCAGTACTGTGTATTTCATATGTACTTGTGATAATCTTtatgaggcaaaaaaaaaaaaaaaaaatttttttacaaaatttatttatcatttagtgAATGATTTaggttttgaaaatgtttttctaacaATAGAGAAGGGTGAAGTAGGCTGCAATTTCCTTCTAAATGCTCAAGCACTGCTGACACTCAGAAGACCACTCCATCTTATACATTAGATATATTATATGATGTTAAGTTATTAAGGTCATCAAAGTGATGATGATATTAAGGTGTTTACTTGAAAGGTTATTGTGTTTGTAAGATAAACTACGTCAAAACAAAACTACATGTTTTccgtaaacaattttatatatttcaaaactgatcatttatttttttatttcaaatgaaatagttgagttatcaagaaaaaatttaatttgttgttacttCTAAAAAATTCTTACTTCTAATACAGGTTaccagtatttaaaattttgtaattattgtcagaaaacaaaaaagtgaaaaaacatacatttatggGAAACCAAAAGTATAACAAAGGATGGATATTAAACTTGTTTTACCATTGAGGATTAATATTAATCacatgttaatgaaaataaagagtattttatttttgagttaagtACTGGAACTGAAAGTTCTAGCCATGAAGTTATGACATTGGTGTAGTACTTTTTTTGCATTCAAATTCTAAGAGGATTTTAagcattaagttaaaaatttaggaaaaacttATATGTTTCTCCTGTTTGTGAACCATAAAACTGTGAACAACCTTATTCTTCCCcagttattacattattattattaatagtgttattaccctaagtttttgttaaaaagatataAGAAGAAAgtagctaaaaataaaagaagtttataaCTGATTAActgtataaatacttatttagaatattagtactattcataaaaaattattaaataatttttgataattaactaTTAAGATAAGTCTAGATTACAGCACCAGTaccaataaataagtttaattatatatttttaacagatattattatttaacctttaATTTAGCAGTTATAATTAAATGCTAAATGACTATACTCTGATAATTAATGAGATGTAATTGgtagataacaataaaaagactgaaaaaaggattatttaaaataaaaattaatgtttcaataaaattttatcaaagaaacATGGCACTTacgtaagataattttttaattgaaatatgtttctttttttgagtTTGTCTGATTGAGAACCATACGAAGtaacattttacattcatttctctttcttatgGGCATTTCTTTCCTAGTCTTTCAATATTCCTTCTCGTTTTCGCGTTGTTTTGCCTTCTCTTTTCTGACCAGAGTCTTTTTCTCCTCCTCCTGGAAACTTCTGATTGTTATTCTGTCTTGTACTATTctttcagatattttcattttttcttttttaggtcTTCTCAAATCACTTGAGGTCCATTGATTTTGGTTCTTTTTGTTGTAATCGTGgttgaagatttgttttgtgaGCCTGCTATCATTCATTCTATCATAAAGTGGTTGAATAATTTGGCTCTTCTTTTTCTGATGGAATCTGAAACTTCCCCATTTTCATTGATTACTAAAGAGTTGtttattacttctgaatttgCATTTATTTTCCCCTATTTTATTGTTCCTAGGATTTTTCTCAAgatttccctttatttttatttatttcacctaGTTTCAAATTGAAGATGCATTCTGATATGTACAGGCTTGCTGGTTTGATTACCATATTGTAATGCCTGATTTTGGCCTTTATTGAgaaattctttttgttataaatattttgtgttgGTATACCAATTCGAGTTTTCTTACCCTTGTTTGATTAGCTTCTTTATCTACACCAGTAATTTGGATTATTTCttacagataattaattttttgactttgttGTTTTTCCATATTTTCTACTGAGGGAGTTGGACGAATCTTTGATATTGGctatgaattttatgtttttgaaggAAATGTTTAACCCTACTATTTCTTTTACGTGATTAAATGTTCTAGTACGCTATGCTGTTTTGAAATTCTCtgagaaaattacaataacatcAGCAAAGGCTAGGCAGTTAATTCCAATTCCTTTCAATTTCAGACCCAATTTATTTTATGGTGTGTTCCAATTTCTTTCAACTCTTTTCctattttctaattactttctCTAAGAGACATTtaaaaagagtttataataaacttatttccttgaaattattttatttatttatttatatatatatatatatatatatatatatatatatatataaatatattctttcattCATGTATtaattttcgttttcttttgaGCACAGGGAACTTGTTGCCTGCTgttcagttttttcttctttgctTCCCagacctttttcattttttcactatgATTCCTCTTCTGTTCAACAGTCCATTTCTTGGACTGATGAATAAAGCTATATTTTGTGATCTTTGTCTTTGAAGTTCTTAAACCTGTCAATTATTTTCCTGAACTCATCTCTATCTCGTATGATGCTTTCTGTAATCTTTATTTCCTTCACAGGCTTTCATCTGTGTAAGGTGGTTGAAGATCGTTTTGGTCAGTCTGTCATCATCCATTCTTTGAGGTGTCCGTAGAATTTTGCGTTGCTCTTCTGCATGGTGTCTGTAAAGTCTCTGTGTGTTTGTAGAGGTTCTCgttcatcagtattttttttttgattttggtgtTTTATGATATGTTGCGTTTGTTATATCTGTTTTGCATAATTCCATAtgttcattcaaattttttaatgcgtTCTATGTGTCCTGTTTTATCCAATTCGGTAAGTTGTATTCATTCTCCTAAGTATTTAAGTTGTCTACTCTTTTGATATTGCTGTATTTtgtgttcatatattttttcttttggtgtTTAGTTTCCATAtactactttttttcattatagattTGTAGGCTGGTTTTTCCAGTGATTTCTTGCAGTTTCTTGATTGTTACTTGTACTTACTCCTTGTTCTGCGCTAGTAAGGCAATATCATAAACACTATATTACCAGATTGtctttccttttttctaattatttcctTTTGATGTCTTCTTTTTCCAGTTCTTGTTTtcatgtttgtattattttttcagaattaggtTGACTAGAATATGTGATAGCCCATTCTTTTAActcctgtttttatttcaaatggtttctCTGAGGAATTTCATTTTGGTGGTGGTGTCTGCCAATGGAGCTGTGTGCTTTTTCTGAAATCCACATTTGTGACTACAATGTTGCTGCATCCTAGTGCTCAGAGTCAAAATATCTTTgaggtttaaaatttatttagaacagGATCTACCCTTCTGAATCTTACTTGGTATTCTCATATTAGTTAGTCTGTGTGGATTAagacagccaaaaaaaaaatatttaaaaaattattacctgcCAAGAATTGGTGGAGGATTATAAACCAGTACTACACTGATATgtctactattaaaaataaaatatcaaaaatatgtgaaaatggTATTGTTTCTGTTGAAGGTgaaattgctaatatttttaatgaatactttGTTGGAGTATCTAATGAAGTTATCAGTAACACTGGTACTGTGAATGATTGATTGATGTAGCATTATCATTGTCAGTTTAATTCTCCCACTTcacttaaatctattttttttaatcctattagTTATATGAGCTTGATATGTAAGAATGTCTCTGAAAGCAGGTAAATGTCAGGTACTGATAATATCTCTTCTGCTCTGGTAAAAAATTTCTGTCCTAGTGATCCCTTTATTATCTGTtatgtttaacataaattaattgtcTTAACTatggttaaattttcttttgcccTGAAATTGGCAAAAATTGTTCCAGTTCATAAATCACACTCTTTAGATATGGTTGGCAATTATCAGCCCAATTCATTACTtccagtttttttcaaaattgctagaaaaagtaattaaaaaaaaaggttggttAGTTTTTTATCCCAAAATactcatgtaaattaatttttactcatgTCAACTGGGTTTCAGGAGGGCTGAGTACTGAATTTGCAttgcataaatttataatagcTGTTTATTCTGGACTTAATTCACCAGATAAGCAATATGtcttatttcttgatatttataaagtatttgatataattaatcattcacttttattagataaaatgtacaGAGCTGGAATTAGAGGTCTAGCTTTAATTAAAGCCATTTTAGAGGTTTGCATCTTATCTGGAGGGTAGAAGTCGCGTAGTTGTGTGAGCAACATCCTTCAGGTAAAATATGGAGTCCCACAGCTTGGTTCTTGGACATATTctatttctagtttttattaatgacctgtttttgaataaatttgatgGTAAAGCTATATCTTTTGCAAATGATACtgctttaatgtatttttcaaagaATCTTGATAGGTTACAGACTGATCTGGATAATTTAGGCTTAtggttttatgttaataaaattttatgagctTCTAGTTTATTGACTCCATTAATGTACCGTAATGTTGATTGTATTCATATTCACTTACAATGCGACTGTTCAGTCATATctcagataaattttattaaatacttagtgTTGATGGTAGATGACAAATTATCATAAAACTTGCATATATAGAATTTGAAGAGATATttgtttatatgcattaaaaatctttattataaaaataagttttttctggtAAATGTTCTTTGTCAAATTGACTCTGCTCtagttcattcaaaattaaattatggattgCATTGCTAGGGATCAACCTGTATTAGTTATTTTCAACtgatgataattttgtaaaaagcaACTGTACCGGCAATGTGTGGTGAGAGTAGGAAACCCATTCTTTTCCtttgttttcagaaaatatatgttTCTATTAGAGctattttccatttataaggtgcttctaatttttttccaaagGAGTAATGCTGGGGTGGTGACAGTGTGAAAACTATTGTATCACTAGGCACACTTCTGGAGGAAGTATTGCTGTTCCATGGCCTttttgtactttgttttaaaaatattttctttttctaacacCTAATCTCTTTAATTGcctttaattaattgtataatataagtGAGTATAggtttatactaaaaaaatatcatttacaaattttacttcatttttcttttcgaTTTGATATAATACAGGAATaaacatgtttgaaaatttaatatacttagcATTTATAAGGAGGTAAATTATGTatctcatatattttatttataattcagggTTGTGGAATGCAGTAGAGAGTTTCAGCCAATGTTTTGTTCTGTAATGTGGCGTAACAACTCACCATGTGTTTTCGATAATTCTGCTTTAAAATTTGCCATTAGTCTTCATCAACAAGGTCTGACTGTTATGCTACATCTGATCTGTCAAGGACTTACCAAAGAGGATGTGTTTCAAGTacttcaagaaatgaaaaaatatggaattaaaaatatattttgtttaaaaggaGGTAAGTTTTGTTaaccataatataaaatattttaatgttttttaaaggtattaaaatatttgaataattatttaaatgcaccagtcatttttttaatttaaaacatgccTGTGAATATGTTTATAAGTTTATGTTCGTTATTTCTAATTggagtataaacatttttatactatAAACATTAGTTCATTATAAATGTGAAAAAGGATTAATAGTttgtatttaataacaaacattgaTTGTTGATTTAGTGAAGCCAACAACATAATCATTTTTGGTAGGAAAGATCAGATGTAATAACTTTCTAAGCTATCAGTAACagcattaatagatttttaatcataattgtaagtgtaattaatgttttttcctatcaaaaatgtcatttaatgtatgtaaactgaaatttacaaaaattatagcaATATAGTTAATCAAGCAATATAAATGTTTGCTTATCAATcattgttatgtttataagtCATAAGAAATTATCATGTTAAGATTGGAGATGAACATTAAGCCTAGCTAATGTATGTCAGTAGTATATCATGTATTCTTATAATGTTTAGTTCAGGCTTGCTTGTTGGAAATGGTTAATATatagtagaatttttattaaataaccatTTCATGTTTTCCAGTGGAACATCTTATTAAAgctatgttttaattattttctcagcTATGTGTATAATTCAGGCTAAATTCTTTGTCCTGTACTTAATAAATTGCAGTGCAGGTGGTTCATTAATTGAATTGTCATTGTCAATAATTGATACTGAATTACATGCATTGTGTTCATTTTTAATctcttaatacatatttttttattgagttccATATGCATGtaccattttcaaatttttgttgttttgaaagCATTTTTTATCAAGTCTTTCATAAGAGAAAGCTTATGAAGCTATTTATTCATTATCTTTCTTACAGGGTAAAGTATTATGATACATTATATAAAAGTAGTTTTGCCATCTTTCTTGatagaattagttttttttttggtgggggagagaatgaataacaatttttttcttaacaatggTAGTACATTTGTAAACATAAAGGCAGaaggttaaaattttgaaattaaattcactgAAATAATTTCAGTAGTGTACAGTGAGGTTAATTATTAAGTAGGCTCTTGATTAGCAAAGAAATCGACTGATGCTACTTTATTTCTTGCATTTCAGATagtattggaaataaaaataatggttattttaGATATGCAAAAGATCTTGTACAGTACATAAGAGATGAATTTGGgtcttattttacaatttgtgtTGCTGGTTATCCTGCAGGTCACCCAGATACTTGTTGCAAAATTGATAACTTGAAGCACCTAAAAGAAAAGGTAGGAtactaatcttaaaatattttcaactgttcatgttattaaatttattttaagtgtgaTTTAACTgctaattaattacttattacaattatatGAACCGCTGATGATATGATGATAACACTGTGTTACTAATGGGGGCCATTTCCGTGATGAAATTTATGTcttcaaacagaaaaaacaataaaaaattttagtgacaatacaaatttacatttaacagaccttttttttatatgtcagTCTGTTGAAATCATCTTGTGAACTTCCTTGCTTCAAGGATACTTTAGAAACACTTAGAAAGCTTAAAAGTTCTCAAactgttttaaacattaatattatgtattttgaacaataatattttgtattaaattaaagttatttttcaggTAGAGGCAGGAGCAGACTTTATAATCACACAAATTGTTTTTGATGCTATggaattcataaaatttgttaagaaCTGCAGATCTTGTGGTATACAGGTACCTATTATCCCTGGAATATTACCTATacaggtaattaaaatttaaagttttaattaataaaaatagccagtattcaaaagaaacaaatattttaaaaaattgattggaCATGAATGTTGTAGGAAAATAAAGTGGTCTACTGCTACATCATGTGAACCAGTAGTCTTGGAacaattctgattatgtatttatatgtatttatttatttatttacattaacagcAAGCTCAATGCTAACTTACCAATTTACATATCGTAAAGTGGTTTTTGAACCTGTGGATCCatcatcaattattaaaataccatTTAATGAATGCTTTCAACACACCTGTCAGTAACTGGCGTTAATTGTAACAAGTTGTAATTCAATTGATCATGAAAAGTTCACATAGATGAAGGTAATCCATTGTCTgagataacattttaataactgatgatggATCCATGGATTTGAAAAGTGCTCTTTATGAAAACTGGTAAGTTTGCATTGAGCTAGCTGTTAAATTGGTTAGCTTATGGGTGGTTTTAGTTGGAAATTATTGATCACAAAACagtgaaaaaatgttcaatagataaataattaaatatatatatataatttttttgaaaattcaaataattcatcaacatattgaccactgtgctaattaaataaaaaaaataataacttaaccaccaaaatacagtgacagaaaaacctaaaaaaaataataccaatagTTTACTTTCACAGgattccgcatcatcagtcggtACACAATCGTATAACtacatcaaacaaataacaaccaaaaaaataaataaaaacataaaaatttatgtttactaaaaactacattttcttttattaattaatgttttctaaattgttaagttttattattttttttttatttctttcatgtaattatagaattgtttACTAACTGGTGATGTGGGATCTCATGAAATTTGActatttgtattagttttattaagtttttctgtTAACTGAATTTTGGGGGTTAAGTTATTGTTTTCTCAATATACAAGTGTATCACGGAGTTCTATcaagactttcataacctattcaacttgtgaaaataatggaaaaagtttacataagcatatgttttaaaatgattcgtttgtgagttacagctagtgaaagattttgcttgggTTTCAGAtatcctggtgaaatgaggtcatactgaaatttgtaggatattaagggacaaaattagtgatttcttatagttcttaacatgaaaaattgaataaaataggtcccagaaccatacttgcagtagtttttgaaaaatctgtggTGAAAGCCCATAAATAGTGGtataaaatcttgattttttgtttgacatataacaataacattgttaatgcaataaacacataaaaattttaaacaaaacttgtaggaaATGTAATTCTGAATAAAACAGTGTAagctaaattgaataaaacaaaaagaaaaattcagattttgttTAGAAGCAAAACCAAATTTGCAAATAGACCAAGGTACATTATACATACCACTTTATAATAAGTGTTCAAAAATGAGCTcaccattttcaacatatttctttaCGTGCTTCTATACTGctattgttgctctttttagttcttcagggctgtccttaaatTGCTCTGCTGCATCCATAATGTGGGCAATTAATTCCTCAcggaaatgtatttttgttttgtatataatatttctcatccatccccagacacaaaaatctaaaggttaatacctttagatttttgtatCTTGTAGATCAGGTGATCTAGAAGGCCAGGAATATGGAGCTCCATGACTGATCcatttctctgagaataataatttaaatgaatggtatcgATACAAGAGAAATGAGGAAGCGTGCCATTGTGCTTGAAGTATACTTTGAGTTTCAGTGCTAgaagaacatcttcaagcagctgtggcAATTCTTTCATCTTGAAGAAAGTGCATTTAGTATGGCAAGGTAATATGAATGCTCCAAACGGCAGATTATGAAGAAGGCCACaccatacattgatgctaaatcggTGTTAAAAATTGCCTTCTatcgtttcatgaggatttacttttgcccatgtatgctcattaaGTAAGTTGTTGACACAATCTTGAGTGGAATTTGCCTCGTTACCTTGTAGACTTGCAGATTTGTATTCCATCAGTTACAGAACTCCAAGTGAAGCAGACTGTCTTCTGGTTGTAAATTTTGAATTggttgtttatgataaggataaaacttgttttgtttaaatgtcttCTAAGCCACTGAGTGTAAAACTCTGGTCTGCTTAGAAAGATGTTGAGTACTGATGCCTGGACTGTGTTGAActgcattgataataatttcaaaaataacagcATCATGTTGGGCAGATTGTTTGTAGCTGgtatgaatactaggtagtgaatctTTTTCCTGAAGATTGCAAAATGTTGTGCTAATTATTTTTGGATATGCAATCCTGTAATttggaaaatgtattttacattctactgcagcagctgtagcattcacacatccaaaattaatattatgtcatTGTATTCctgtattgtaaataaacattatttcaatGGCAAAACAATctagttcaaactaaaattcagcaCAGTTCATAGAcccaatatacttaatgtaccttgcagaataatttaaatactaatacagtattgtgcattgttgattagctgttgttattttattgccaattttgaaataataattttttaaatatgtaatttatttatttttattttactgcgtaatttccagttttttttttttttaattttttaacagtaaattttgtttttacaaatctttcacatcaccaaaaaaacatttggtttttgtttagattaaattatttaatctcaaTAAACCtttgttttgtttaacttatcttacatttttttgttccgaattaaatttcctacaagttttgtttaaagtgtTAAGTGTTTATTACCCACTTAATGTGGGTATTACCCACTTAATGTGGGTGCCATGTTATTACAtggcaaacttaaaaaaaaactaatttttacactgatttactggttttcacctcagatttctcaaaaactactgcaaatatggttctgggacatattttattttatttttcttatcaagaaccataagaaatcactaattttactcTTTAATAACATGCTAaaattttcagtacgacctcttttcaccagggtagctgaaatctgagcaaaatctttcagTAGCCTAACTCACatacaaagcattttaggacatatgtttattttttccacaagtaGAGTAGGTCATGAAAGTCTTAGGAGAACAtatgatacattctgtataatatataattatcggtagggcatatttttataatttttttttcttgtttttcacgCAAATGTTAGATCAATTAATTGTaacttaaatttgatttttacttcaaCTTGTTAAAAAAGAGTCAATGAGTactatttagttttttcattattgaaatgaAGTTGAATAGATTATCAGAGAAATAATTGGGAAataacagagaaataaaatataatgactacttttgattttgtactttattatatgtattactgTTATATGTGACTACTACTTTCTTGTATTTATAAtctgaaatattgttaaaagatttctattctgattttaattatcatttatttatgagaaaataaaacagaaacctAAAGCTGTATGAACTGTTttcttgcaaaattataatatttgtaaatcaaaATGTTTAGCCAATACATGATGCTGAGAGATACTATTGGACAGTACAAGAGTCTTATGTTGAAATTGCCCTTTTTGATATTGTTTTGTTACAAATAGAATGCTGAAGAAGAGTCAAAAAAATGCAAGAGTAAATAGTGAGAACTTTTGATCGTTTTAACTATCATCTTCTGCAGtaataaagtaattagaaaaaacaaatataaaataaaatcacttatgAATGTTATTcactattaaatagaataaaccaTAGaaccatattaatattttaaaagataatataaaaaaaaaatagcaagaaagtatttttaaagtagaaGAAGTATAAAGT harbors:
- the LOC142320341 gene encoding methylenetetrahydrofolate reductase (NADPH); protein product: MKINLDEAPVNSESMLFFSCEWLPSLQNECMDDLVKRVVECSREFQPMFCSVMWRNNSPCVFDNSALKFAISLHQQGLTVMLHLICQGLTKEDVFQVLQEMKKYGIKNIFCLKGDSIGNKNNGYFRYAKDLVQYIRDEFGSYFTICVAGYPAGHPDTCCKIDNLKHLKEKVEAGADFIITQIVFDAMEFIKFVKNCRSCGIQVPIIPGILPIQDYELTERIEKNCCVTIPSCIKNNLRKLQDKPDELQRYGIQYTVGIVKSILNSGIEVPGVHLFTLNRPEICLRVKKEFGNKF